A single Drechmeria coniospora strain ARSEF 6962 chromosome 03, whole genome shotgun sequence DNA region contains:
- a CDS encoding RSC complex subunit Rsc7: protein MYSARPTGADGATINPAALNSPVLSNAPPRGHKRNRPSDTHDTREPGDDDTYPSQRKRARPMKPSDASGPPPVTTAPQAGQPPQTPQSQTSSLPNQATPAYSAPVAAVAAPPKTTPTKSTLKALPTVRDHTTDQLNPTGDEYIPREIDEFGEKKVMMNGQLCGGRIYRCRTFLVPNRGDKLFMLATECARVLGYRDSYLLFNKNRSLFKIIASQAEKDDLVQQEILPFSYRSRQIAIVTARSMFRQFGSRVIEGGRRVRDDYWETKARKQGFTEADPAGEKRPGASKAREAAEAQTALLSAPNTEIVYSNHPGPYPGAPQPHLVQEYGDTRPRDFGVIMKGGPRQEITGPPYQDQSRPSPIQEIHSQAHHAAEFNRTVTQQRDMRNEYMQNIWRRPHEQPPSSSMSQQPVSSSDANASTNRPSSSPHTAATGVSQQSVVSSQSPQMMMTAAPYSQSIHAQNPIGQASMRSSSGSISQGTTAAGYNYQQPGQTMWSQNQQQPPGPGHNYGSYTTQSQQQQQQQQQQQQSHQSQPPATHLRQSSTSQMQPNMPFPAMGGMQYGTSQGMYPAEQTPRGYLPQSAPGGPNVTQAWSGQHSPPPQWWAPPQQPQ from the exons atgtactccgcacggccaaccggtgccgacggtgcgACGATCAATCCTGCGGCTCTCAACTCTCCAG TCTTGTCCAACGCGCCACCCCGTGGCCACAAGCGGAATCGACCTTCGGACACCCACGACACGCGCGAGCCTGGCGATGACG ATACCTACCCGTCGCAGCGAAAACGCGCACGCCCGATGAAGCCATCCGACGCCAGCGGGCCACCGCCCGTCACCACGGCGCCCCAGGCCGGGCAGCCGCCGCAAACGCCCCAGTCCCAGACGTCTTCCCTGCCCAACCAGGCGACGCCCGCCTACTCGgcccccgtcgccgccgttgccgcgcCCCccaagacgacgccgacgaaaTCGACGCTCAAGGCCCTCCCGACGGTCCGAGACCACACGACGGACCAGCTGAACCCGACGGGCGACGAGTACATTCCCCGCGAGATTGACGAGTTTGGCGAGAAGAAGGTGATGATGAACGGGCAGCTCTGCGGCGGTCGCATCTACCGGTGCCGAACCTTCCTCGTCCCCAACAGAGGGGACAAGCTGTTCATGCTCGCGACCGAATGCGCCCGCGTCTTGGGCTACCGGGATTCCTACCTCTTGTTCAACAAGAACAGGTCTCTCTTCAAGATCATCGCCAGCCAGGCGGAGAAGGATGATCTTGTTCAGCAGGAAATCTTGCCCTTCTCGTACCGGTCGCGGCAGATTGCCATCGTCACGGCGCGATCCATGTTTCGCCAGTTCGGCAGCCGCGTCATCGAAGGCGGCCGCAGGGTTCGCGACGATTACTGGGAAACCAAGGCCCGGAAGCAGGGCTTCACCGAGGCCGATCCTGCGGGCGAAAAGCGGCCGGGGGCATCCAAGGcgcgcgaggccgccgaagCTCAGACCGCGCTCCTGAGCGCTCCGAACACAGAGATTGTGTACAGCAATCACCCTGGGCCGTACCCCGGCGCTCCGCAGCCTCACCTTGTTCAAG AGTACGGCGACACTCGGCCTCGGGACTTTGGCGTCATCATGAAAGGCGGTCCACGCCAGGAGATCACCGGACCGCCGTACCAGGACCAGAGCAGACCGTCGCCGATCCAGGAGATCCACTCACAAGCGCACCATGCGGCCGAGTTCAACAGGACCGTCACGCAGCAGCGCGACATGCGGaacgagtacatgcagaacatttggcggcggccgcacgagcagccgccgtcgtcgagcatgaGCCAGCAACCGGTATCGTCGAGCGACGCGAACGCTTCGACGAACCGACCGTCCAGCTCTCCGCACACGGCCGCCACTGGCGTCAGCCAGCAGTCGGTCGTTTCTTCCCAGAGCCCgcagatgatgatgacggccgcACCGTACTCGCAGTCGATTCATGCGCAAAACCCGATCGGCCAGGCGTCCATGCGAA GCTCTTCCGGTAGCATAAGCCAAggcaccaccgccgccggctacAACTACCAGCAGCCGGGCCAGACCATGTGGTCTCAgaaccagcagcagcctccCGGTCCGGGCCACAACTACGGCAGCTACACGACGCAgtcccagcagcagcagcagcagcagcagcagcagcagcagtctCATCAGTCACAACCGCCTGCGACGCATTTGCGGCAGTCAAGCACGAGTCAGATGCAACCCAACATGCCGTTCCCTGCAATGGGTGGGATGCAGTACGGCACCAGCCAGGGCATGTACCCGGCCGAGCAGACACCACGGGGATACCTGCCGCAAAGCGCACCGGGCGGCCCCAACGTCACCCAGGCATGGTCTGGACAGCACTCGCCCCCTCCGCAATGGTGGGCGCCcccgcagcagccgcagtAG
- a CDS encoding CBF/NF-Y family transcription factor, with amino-acid sequence MPPRKSDQRKSDASLVTFPAIPHDDSAISQTASHTQQSVPAAAAASDKKDKDKDKDKDGVSIEDLGFPKSVISRLAKSALPPNTQIQANAILAMSKSATVFVSYLVSHANQHTVNAGKKTINPDDVFKALDDTEFSFLRESLEADLAKFMAMKNEKRTSSKKKVGAGKGDAANPTEDVEMADQTVSSSKADVSTMSASDGPRNKKARLDQDETEEEGEKEAEEQEMEAEEEEEEEEEEAEEEEEDDEDEEANDDEENGERRAESGDDTQDALELKQDDEDDERDEALDGDESD; translated from the exons ATGCCACCGCGCAAGTCTGACCAGCGCAAGAGCGACGCTTCCCTGGTTACCTTTCCCGCCATCCCCCACGACGACAGCGCCATCTCGCAGACGGCGTCGCATACCCAGCAGTCTGTCCCGGCTGCCGCGGCGGCCTCCGAcaagaaggacaaggacaaggacaaggacaaagATGGCGTGTCCATCGAG GACCTTGGATTCCCCAAATCTGTCATCTCGCGGCTCGCAAAGAGCGCATTACCACCAAACACCCAAATCCAAGCGAATGCAATTCTCGCCATGAGCAAGAGCGCAACTGTTTTCGTCAGTTACTTGGTGTCGCA TGCCAATCAACACACTGTCAACGCGGGCAAGAAGACGATCAACCCGGATGACGTGTTCAAAGCACTCGACGATACCGAGTTCTCCTTTCTGCGGGAGTctctcgaggccgacttGGCAA AATTCATGGCGATGAAGAACGAAAAACGGACGTCGTCGAAGAAAAAGGTGGGCGCCGGCAAGGGCGACGCTGCCAATCCGACCGAGGACGTGGAAATGGCCGATCAAACTGTCAGCTCGTCCAAGGCGGATGTGTCGACCATGTCGGCCTCGGATGGGCCCCGAAATAAAAAGGCCCGTCTCGACCaggacgagacggaggaagaaggggagaaggaggcggaggagcaagagatggaggcggaggaagaggaggaggaggaagaggaggaggcagaggaggaagaggaggacgacgaggatgaggaggcaaacgacgacgaggaaaatggggagaggagagcggAGAGCGGAGATGACACGCAGGACGCGCTCGAGTTGAagcaagacgacgaggacgacgagaggGACGAGGCGCTCGATGGTGACGAGAGCGATTGA